A genomic stretch from Aedes albopictus strain Foshan chromosome 2, AalbF5, whole genome shotgun sequence includes:
- the LOC134288836 gene encoding uncharacterized protein LOC134288836 — protein MLRQHPPTNQSGPKEPALSDAEPLVGRQVPAQAYAEGEVHAGAIGPQQQKVPQQVQQPNQPFRPNTGYYVPPAMNLNTPAHAAVSFPVQWPPNANVGFVGNRYPTVSQHPVPPASACYPTSFYQPPYNAGQPTGPIPTWGPLNAAHQRSNTVQEATIRTNTTQVQREPGHNTQQSFAGQAPSFYPAPTAEGVLSAQHLAARQVVSRDLPRFSGDPLEWPMFISAYESTTAMCGIQPDENLARLQKCLVGGAREKVLSILTLPAALPEIIETLREECGRPEQLVHCLLVKIRHAPAPNVNKLDTLINFGREIRNLVTYIEAANLQDHLSNPMLLSELVGKLPPSLRLDWGLHTQKVPQVTLKAFSDYVTSIKAAACKVSLPNESCQEESRRGKKEKGGFVNAHSIDEKRVTECSTRNTNNTSSSKKEFLPRSETFKPKPCPVCNRNDHKLRECEKFIGFNVDQRKRLVGEMKLCQRCLGSHGKWPCRMKQSCEVDGCAEPHHKLLHPSKPKTSSSVQPAGSSGVIFAHCSRQAGVLFKVLPVILSSNGKSVLTFAFLDDGSNLTLMEEEIADELGLQGNVSSLCIQWTGSVTRKEPTSRQVELRISGVHGGPEYTMSEVQTVPHLDLPQQSLDYEKLSKEFPHLRGLPVRSFSNAVPKVLIGLDNAALKLTLDKRERRSKEPIAAKTRLGWTIFGGAQGGQQRADRVMLHVCNCNEDETLHNLVNDYFSVETIGVNPTMPLESPEDQRARQILAQTTRRTDSGRFECGLLWKSDDFELPDSYKMAERRMVCLEKKLGKDPALKMKVLEQIDEYLDRGYAHKATEDELRDSDQRRVWYLPIGIVQNPRKPGKVRIVWDAAARIGNTSLNSMLLTGPDLLTPLLKVMYGFRQRQYAAVGDVRQMFHQLLVRQEDRQAQRFLFRTDPEQAPTIYVMDVVVFGTSCSPCLAQHVKNTNAEEYKELYPDAASAIINKTYVDDFLDSRDSIEEMVRIVNEVRWIFDQAGFELRNWQSNSEDVLRRVGADINETAKSFTVEKSTVAERVLGMRWDPKDDLFVFDTQFREDLLPLLTGVIVPTKRQVLRVVMSHFDPLGIVATYTVHGKILIQDVWRSRVSWDDPITAEDFESWQRWVKLVPNLTQVEIPRCYFPNYDPASYDSIEIHVFVDASLKAYCAAAYFRIIDNGSPRCALVAAKTKVTPLQPQSIPRNELSAGVIGVRLLKSVLENHSIPVKKRYMWTDATTVLAWLRVDPRNYRQFVAFRVAEIQTETRVEEWHYVPSSLNVADKGTKWGSGPCFDPASPWFTGPEFLYRAESEWPRQPAKFAEPQEEVRVVNHHAAVCDFVVDFTKFSSWGDLLKNIGYLYHFVHRCRSSPRVMTKSRVAVLEQKDYAAAERSVWRVIQSVEYTGEIATLLKNSELPSDKQMPLERNSLLKKLSPFLDDEGVLRMRSRINDAAIYYSYDFQNPVIVPRRNHVTELLIYKYHQRYGHANADTVVNELRQRYYIARVRSVVKNVVKQCMWCKVYRAKPAEPRMADLPHPRLKPYVRPFTFTGLDYFGPLIVKHRRSNEKRWVALFTCLTVRAVHVEVVHSLSAEACKMAIRRFISRRGAPQKIFSDNGTNFRGAARELVNETRAINRELAAIFTNEEIEWVFNPPSAPHMGGVWERKVRSMKEAFKSLHHRQHLNDEELMTFLAEAEMMVNSHPLTFVPLEDSTEEAVTPNNFLLMSSSGANTSSRIPVDEEVPLRLNWKLMQQLLNQFWKRWIQGYLPTIARRTKWFSDVRPLQVDDPVVIVDETVRNGWLRGRVVKIYPAKDGQVRKVDVQTSSGVFHRPAIKVALLDILQGSKAIQG, from the exons ATGCT ACGACAGCATCCACCGACGAATCAGTCAGGTCCAAAGGAACCAGCGTTGTCAGATGCGGAACCATTGGTGGGACGTCAGGTTCCTGCCCAAGCCTATGCTGAAGGAGAAGTTCATGCGGGAGCAATAGGTCCGCAGCAACAGAAGGTGCCCCAGCAAGTCCAACAGCCTAATCAACCTTTCCGCCCCAATACCGGTTACTACGTTCCGCCAGCCATGAACCTGAATACTCCAGCACATGCAGCTGTATCGTTTCCCGTACAGTGGCCACCAAATGCTAATGTGGGTTTCGTGGGTAATCGATACCCAACTGTCAGCCAGCATCCCGTGCCACCAGCCAGCGCGTGTTATCCCACAAGTTTCTACCAGCCACCATACAATGCTGGTCAGCCCACAGGTCCAATACCGACTTGGGGACCACTGAATGCAGCACATCagcggtcgaatacggtgcaggaAGCAACAATAAGAACCAACACGACGCAAGTTCAGCGGGAGCCTGGACATAACACTCAGCAGTCCTTTGCAGGCCAAGCTCCGAGCTTCTACCCTGCGCCAACTGCTGAAGGAGTTTTGAGTGCACAACATTTAGCCGCCCGTCAAGTTGTATCCCGCGATCTTCCCAGATTTTCTGGTGATCCCCTTGAGTGGCCAATGTTCATTAGCGCATATGAGTCCACGACGGCCATGTGTGGGATTCAGCCGGACGAGAACCTGGCCAGGCTTCAGAAATGCTTGGTAGGAGGCGCCAGGGAGAAAGTTCTTAGCATCCTAACGCTGCCGGCTGCGCTACCCGAGATTATTGAGACACTGCGGGAAGAATGTGGACGACCAGAACAGCTGGTTCATTGCCTCCTGGTAAAGATTCGACACGCTCCTGCTCCGAACGTTAACAAACTCGACACGTTAATTAACTTTGGCAGGGAGATCAGGAATTTGGTAACCTACATCGAAGCTGCAAATTTGCAGGATCATTTGTCGAATCCGATGCTATTGTCAGAACTTGTAGGGAAGTTGCCCCCAAGTCTTCGGCTAGATTGGGGGCTTCATACGCAGAAGGTTCCCCAAGTGACACTAAAAGCTTTTAGCGATTACGTCACGTCAATTAAGGCTGCTGCGTGCAAGGTTTCATTGCCAAATGAAAGCTGTCAGGAGGAAAGCCGTCGTGGAAAAAAGGAGAAAGGTGGTTTCGTCAATGCACACTCCATCGATGAGAAGCGTGTGACCGAGTGCAGTACGAGAAACACGAATAACACATCGTCTTCTAAGAAGGAGTTTCTGCCTAGGTCCGAAACCTTCAAACCCAAGCCATGCCCTGTTTGCAACCGGAACGATCACAAGCTTCGAGAATGTGAAAAGTTTATCGGCTTCAATGTGGATCAGCGTAAGCGTCTTGTCGGTGAAATGAAGCTGTGCCAACGTTGCTTAGGGAGCCACGGCAAATGGCCATGCAGAATGAAGCAGTCATGCGAGGTCGACGGCTGTGCAGAACCGCATCATAAACTTCTGCATCCCTCGAAACCGAAAACCAGCAGCAGCGTCCAACCAGCAGGTTCATCTGGTGTTATTTTCGCCCACTGTTCACGGCAAGCCGGCGTACTATTCAAGGTACTTCCCGTCATTCTCTCTAGTAACGGGAAATCCGTCTTGACCTTCGCTTTCCTGGATGACGGATCCAACCTCACGCTGATGGAAGAGGAAATTGCCGATGAGCTTGGATTGCAGGGTAACGTAAGTTCATTATGCATCCAATGGACCGGTAGCGTAACAAGGAAAGAACCGACCTCACGACAAGTTGAGCTGCGCATTTCTGGCGTCCATGGTGGACCGGAGTATACCATGTCCGAAGTCCAAACCGTGCCTCACTTGGATCTGCCTCAACAAAGCCTGGACTATGAGAAACTCTCCAAGGAATTCCCACACTTAAGGGGACTTCCAGTACGAAGCTTTTCGAATGCGGTGCCCAAGGTTCTTATTGGACTAGATAACGCGGCGTTGAAGCTGACACTGGACAAACGCGAGAGACGAAGCAAGGAACCAATAGCTGCCAAAACGAGACTTGGGTGGACGATTTTTGGAGGAGCACAAGGAGGACAACAACGGGCGGATCGCGTCATGCTACACGTATGCAATTGTAATGAAGACGAGACTCTTCACAATCTCGTCAACGACTACTTTTCGGTAGAAACCATTGGTGTTAACCCTACGATGCCTTTAGAGTCACCTGAAGATCAGCGAGCAAGGCAGATCTTGGCCCAAACTACTCGCCGCACTGACTCAGGAAGATTCGAATGCGGCCTGTTATGGAAAAGCGACGACTTCGAACTCCCTGATAGCTACAAAATGGCGGAACGACGGATGGTTTGTTTGGAGAAGAAGCTCGGAAAAGACCCAGCTCTGAAAATGAAGGTGTTAGAGCAGATTGACGAGTATCTGGATCGCGGATACGCCCACAAGGCTACTGAGGACGAGCTACGAGATTCCGACCAACGTCGGGTATGGTATCTTCCCATTGGCATCGTCCAGAATCCCCGGAAACCCGGGAAAGTACGAATTGTATGGGACGCGGCGGCACGCATCGGAAATACATCGCTCAATTCAATGCTGCTCACTGGACCAGACCTTTTGACTCCACTTCTGAAGGTCATGTACGGATTCCGGCAACGACAATATGCTGCAGTTGGAGACGTACGACAAATGTTTCACCAGCTGTTGGTTAGACAGGAAGACAGGCAGGCTCAACGTTTTCTATTCCGGACAGATCCGGAACAAGCACCGACAATCTACGTAATGGACGTCGTAGTTTTCGGAACATCGTGTTCTCCGTGTCTTGCTCAACATGTGAAGAATACAAACGCTGAGGAGTACAAGGAACTGTATCCAGATGCGGCCTCGGCAATCATCAACAAAACCTACGTCGACGATTTCCTGGATAGCAGAGACAGTATCGAAGAGATGGTCCGTATAGTCAACGAGGTGCGCTGGATTTTCGACCAGGCTGGATTCGAACTTCGAAACTGGCAGTCCAATTCCGAGGACGTTCTTCGACGGGTCGGGGCCGACATCAACGAAACTGCGAAATCCTTCACGGTGGAAAAATCTACGGTTGCCGAACGAGTCCTGGGAATGAGATGGGACCCCAAGGACGATTTATTCGTGTTCGATACACAATTTCGTGAAGATCTTCTACCGTTGCTGACAGGAGTCATCGTTCCTACTAAACGACAAGTTCTTCGCGTGGTTATGAGCCATTTTGATCCTCTGGGCATCGTAGCTACCTACACTGTGCACGGAAAAATCCTTATCCAGGACGTGTGGAGATCTCGCGTATCGTGGGATGATCCAATAACGGCGGAAGACTTCGAAAGCTGGCAGCGCTGGGTGAAACTAGTTCCAAACCTGACGCAGGTTGAAATTCCGCGATGCTACTTCCCGAACTATGACCCGGCCAGTTACGATTCTATTGAAATCCACGTTTTCGTCGACGCTAGCCTGAAAGCGTACTGCGCCGCAGCGTATTTTAGGATCATCGACAATGGCTCGCCACGTTGTGCCCTAGTAGCAGCAAAGACGAAAGTGACACCATTACAACCGCAATCAATTCCAAGAAATGAACTGAGTGCCGGAGTAATCGGAGTGCGACTGCTTAAAAGTGTTCTGGAGAATCACTCAATACCTGTCAAGAAACGGTACATGTGGACGGATGCAACGACCGTTCTGGCTTGGTTGAGAGTAGACCCACGAAATTATCGGCAATTTGTAGCTTTTAGAGTTGCCGAAATTCAGACAGAGACACGCGTGGAGGAGTGGCACTACGTACCATCGAGTTTGAACGTTGCGGACAAGGGTACAAAGTGGGGAAGTGGACCCTGCTTCGATCCAGCCAGTCCGTGGTTCACGGGACCTGAATTCTTGTATCGCGCAGAAAGTGAGTGGCCACGTCAACCAGCGAAGTTTGCGGAGCCACAGGAAGAAGTCAGAGTGGTCAATCACCACGCAGCAGTTTGCGATTTCGTCGTAGACTTCACGAAGTTTTCCAGTTGGGGAGATCTGCTCAAGAACATCGGCTACTTGTATCATTTCGTTCATCGTTGTCGATCATCACCAAGAGTGATGACCAAGAGCAGAGTTGCAGTCTTGGAGCAGAAAGATTATGCGGCGGCTGAAAGAAGTGTTTGGCGAGTTATCCAAAGTGTGGAGTATACCGGTGAAATCGCAACTCTTCTCAAGAATTCCGAGCTTCCCAGCGACAAACAGATGCCGTTGGAGAGAAACAGTCTGCTCAAAAAGCTGTCCCCATTTTTGGACGACGAAGGTGTGCTGAGGATGCGTAGCCGTATTAATGATGCTGCCATCTACTATTCCTACGACTTTCAAAACCCAGTGATCGTTCCAAGGAGAAATCACGTCACCGAACTGCTGATCTACAAGTATCATCAACGCTATGGACACGCTAACGCCGATACCGTCGTCAACGAGTTGCGGCAACGCTATTACATAGCCAGAGTTCGTTCCGTAGTGAAAAACGTAGTAAAGCAGTGTATGTGGTGCAAGGTTTATCGAGCGAAGCCGGCCGAACCAAGAATGGCGGATCTACCACATCCCAGATTGAAGCCTTACGTTCGTCCGTTCACATTTACAGGCCTGGACTACTTTGGGCCGTTGATAGTGAAGCATCGTCGGAGTAACGAGAAGCGGTGGGTAGCACTATTTACGTGTTTGACCGTGCGGGCTGTACACGTGGAAGTAGTGCATTCGCTATCAGCAGAAGCCTGTAAAATGGCGATTCGCCGTTTTATTTCCCGAAGAGGTGCTCCGCAGAAAATTTTCAGCGACAATGGCACTAACTTTCGAGGAGCCGCCCGCGAACTTGTCAATGAAACAAGAGCCATCAATCGGGAGCTTGCGGCTATATTCACCAACGAAGAAATCGAATGGGTTTTCAACCCTCCATCCGCTCCCCACATGGGTGGTGTGTGGGAGCGAAAGGTTCGCTCAATGAAAGAAGCGTTCAAATCATTGCACCACAGACAACATCTGAACGATGAGGAGCTTATGACCTTCTTAGCCGAGGCTGAAATGATGGTGAACTCCCATCCTCTAACATTTGTACCGTTGGAGGATTCGACAGAAGAAGCAGTTACCCCGAACAATTTCCTGTTGATGAGTTCGAGTGGGGCCAACACGTCATCGAGGATACCTGTTGATGAAGAGGTGCCTCTACGGCTAAATTGGAAGTTGATGCAACAGCTGTTAAATCAATTTTGGAAACGTTGGATCCAAGGATATCTTCCGACAATTGCTCGTCGGACCAAGTGGTTCAGCGATGTCCGCCCACTTCAAGTAGACGACCCGGTAGTCATCGTAGATGAAACTGTCCGAAATGGGTGGTTACGAGGCCGAGTTGTGAAGATCTACCCGGCAAAGGATGGTCAAGTGAGGAAAGTCGATGTCCAGACGTCTTCAGGAGTGTTCCATAGACCAGCGATCAAAGTGGCATTGCTGGATATTCTACAGGGTAGTAAGGCCATTCAAGGGTAA